The genomic stretch ACCAGGGCAAACTGTCCGGCCAGGTTCTGCATATTTTAAGCTTAAAGCATTGCGGAGGCCCCCTCTTCAAGCATATTTTGACGATGCAGCCTGATGGAGTGTCTGATGCGCATCGCAGTGATCGGTGGCGGCCCCGCCGGCCTTTACTTCGCCATCCTGATGAAACGCGACCGCCCCTCGGCCGAGATCATCGTTGTCGAGCGCAACCAGGCGGATGACACCTTCGGCTTCGGCGTGGTGTTTTCGGATGCGACCCTGGATGCCTTCCGCGACGCCGATGAACCTTCCTACCGCGCCATCACCCAAAGCTTCGCCTATTGGGATGACATCGCGATCATCGCGCGCGGGCATGAGCATCGCGTCGGCGGCAACGGGTTCTGCGGCTGTTCGCGCCGCACGCTGCTGCGGCTGTTGCAGGCGCGCGCGCGGGAACTGGGCGTGGTGCTGGAATTCCGCCGCGAAGCGAGCCCCGAGGATTTCCCCGACGCCGACCTCATCATCGCCGCCGATGGCGTGAACAGCCCGATCCGCACGCGGCATGCGGCGCATTTCCAGCCCGAGGTGGATCTGCGCCCCAACCGCTTCGCCTGGATGGGCAGCACGCGCCCGCTCGATGCCTTCAGCTTCTTCTTCCAGGAGCGCGCGGAGGGCATCTTCATCGCCCACGCCTATCAATATGAGGCGGGCGCCAGCACCTGGGTGCTGGAAACCGACCCCGCGACCTTCGACCGCGCCGGGCTGGGTGCCATGAGCGAGGCTGAAAGTGCCGCCTATCTGGAAGACGTGTTCGCCGAGGCGCTGCAGGGCCACAAGCTCATCACCAATCGCAGCCTCTGGCGGCAATTCCCGATGATCCGCTGCGCGCATTGGGTGAAGGACAACATCGTCCTGCTGGGCGATGCCAAGGCCTCGGCGCATTTCTCCATCGGCTCTGGCACCAAGCTCGCCATGGAGGATGCGATCGCGCTGCATGGCGCCTTCATGGCGGGCGGCAGTGTGGCCACCTGCCTCGCCCGCTTCGAAACGGGGCGGCGCGAGGAGGTCGAGAAGATCCAGCATGCGGCGGATGTCTCGCTCGTCTGGTTCGAGCAGGTGAAGCGCTTCTGGAATTTCCACCCCGCGCGCTTCGCCTTTGGCGTGATGACGCGCAGCAAGGCCATCACCTGGGACAATCTGCTGCTGCGCGCGCCCGAATTCGTGGGCGAGGTGCAGGATGTGGTGGCGCAGGAAGCGCCCGGCGGCGATGCGCGCAACCCGCCCATGTTCCAGCCCTTCGTGCTGCGCGGGATGCAGCTTGCCAACCGCGTCGTCGTCTCGCCCATGTGCCTCTATTCGGCGACGGAGGGTGTGCCGAATGATTTTCACCTGATCCATTACGGCGCCCGCGCCATGGGCGGTGCGGGGCTGATCTTCACCGAGATGACCTGCCCGGCGCCCGAGGCCCGCATCACGCCCGGCTGCGCGGGGCTGTGGAATGACGCGCAGCAGGCGGAATGGACGCGCATCGTCGGCAATGCGCATGCCCAGGGGGCGAAGATGTGCCTCCAGCTCGGCCATGCCGGGCGGAAGGGCGCCACGAAGCTCATGTGGGAAGGGATGGACCAGCCGCTGGAGAGCGGCGCCTGGCCCATCATCGCGCCCAGTGCGCTGCCCTATTACCCGCACAGCCAGATCCCGCGCGCCATGGACCGCGCCGACATGGACCGCGTCAAGGCGGAATTCCTGGCCGCCACCCGGCGCGCCATCGCCTGCGGCTTTGACATGCTGGAGCTGCATTGCGCCCATGGCTATCTGCTGGGCAGCTTCCTCTCACCACTCACCAATCACCGCGCCGATGAATATGGCGGCAGCGTCGAGAACCGGCTGCGTTTCCCGCTGGAGGTCTTCGCCGCCCTGCGTGCGCTTTGGCCGGCGGAGCGCCCCATATCCGTGCGCGTCTCGGCCACGGACTGGGCGGAGGGGGGTGTCACGGATGCGGATATGCTCGCCATCGCGCGGGCCTTCCGCGATGCGGGCTGCGATCTGCTCGATGTATCCACCGGGCAGACGGTCGCGGATGCGCAGCCCATGTATGGCCGCATGTTCCAGCTCCCCTGGGCCGACATGCTGCGCAATGAGGCGGGGATCGCCGTGATGTGCGTGGGCTCCATCACCACGGCCGACCAGGTGAACACCATCATCGCGGCCGGCCGGGCCGACCTCGTGGCCCTGGCGCGGCCGCATCTGACGGACCCTTCCTTCACGCTGCACGCCGCCGCAGAATACGGCGCGCGCGGGGTGAAGACGCCCGTGCAATACAGCTATGGCAAGGATGCGCTGTTTCGCATGGCGAAGCGCAGCCGGGAGGATCTGATGGAACTGCGCCGCAAAGCCAAGCCCGCAAGCCACGCGCCGCAAGGCGCCAACAATACATGAGCGACCATCGCCGCCGCCGCAGGCCAGCGCCACCCGCGCCCATTCTCATCGCCGGCGGCGGTGTGGGCGGGCTGACGCTGGCGCTTTCGCTGCATGAGCGGGGCATTCCCTGCGTCGTGCTGGAAGCGGCGAAGGAGGTGAAGCAGCTGGGTGTGGGCATCAACACCCTGCCGCATGCGATCCGCGAACTGGCCGCACTCGGCCTGCTGCCCGCCCTGGATGCCATCGGCATCCGCACGCGCGAATTGCGCTATCTGAACCGCTTCGGCAGCCGCATCTGGACCGAGGCGCGCGGCCTGCACGCAGGGCATGACACGCCGCAATTCTCCATCCATCGCGGGAAGCTGCATGGCGTGCTCTGGCAGGCCGCACTGGAGCGCATGGGGCCGCAGGTGATCCGCGCCGGTATGCGCATGGTCGGCTTCGCGCAATCGGGCAGCAGCGTGACCGCGAATTTCAGCGATGGGTCCAGCATTCGCGGCTCGGCGTTGATCGGGGCCGATGGCATCCATTCCGTGCTGCGCAACGCCATGCACCCCGAGGATGGCGGCATCCGCTGGAACGGCATCCAGATGTGGCGCGGTGCCATCGAATGGCCGGCCCATGAGGGCGGCGATGTCATGCTGATCGCCGGCGACATGGCGGAAAAGCTGGTCTTTTACCCGATCGGCGCGGGCAGCACGCCGGAAACCCGCCTGACCAACTGGGTGATCTGCGCGCAGATCGGCGATGCCACGCGCCCGCCGCCCCGGCGCGAGGATTGGTCCCGCCCGGGCACGCTGGAGGACGTGCTGCCCCATGTGCAGCGCTTCCGCGTGCCGGGCCTGGATGTCGAGGCGATGGTGCGCGCCACGCCGGAATTCTGGGAATACCCGATGTGCGACCGTGACCCGCTGCCCTTCTGGACGCAGGGCCGCGTCACGCTGCTGGGCGATGCGGCGCACCCGATGTATCCGGTCGGCTCCAATGGCGCTTCCCAGGCCATCCTGGATGCGCGCGCCCTGGCCCGGCTGCTGGCGGCGCACCCGATCGAGGACGCCTTCGCCGCCTATGAGGCCGAGCGCCTGCCCGCCACGCGCGACCTCGTGCTCACCAACCGGCGCGGCGGGCCGGAGCGCGTGGTGGATGTGGTCAGCGAGCGCGCGCCCAATGGCTTCGAGCGGCTGGAGGATGTGATCGCGACGGATGAACTCGCCGCCATTGCCCGCGGCTATGCGCAGATGGCAGGCTTCGCTCGATGAAGATCGAAATCACCTGCGAGGGCGATGTGCGGCGCGTCACCGTCGCCAACCACGCCAAGCTGAATACGCTGAACTCGGAACTCCTGCTGCAGCTCGCGGCCAGCTTCGACGTGGAGCCCGAGATCCGCGCCGTGGTGCTGACCGGCGAGGGTGAGCGCGCCTTCATCGGTGGTGCCGATATCCGCGAAATGGGCGCCGTCACCACGCCCGGGCAGGGCCAGGCCTTCATCGAGCGGGTGCATGGCGCCTGTGCAGCCATCCGCGCCTGCCGCGTGCCGGTGATTGCGCGCATCCAGGGCTGGTGCCTGGGTGCCGGGCTGGAAATCGCGGCCGCCTGCGATTTGCGCGTGGCGGCGACGGGCGCCAAATTCGGCATGCCCGAGGTGCGCGTCGGCATTCCTTCCGTGGTCGAGGCGGCATTGCTGCCGGGGCTGATCGGCTGGGGCCGCACCCGCCGCCTGCTGCTGCTGGCCGAGACGCTGGATGCCGCCACGATGGAATCCTGGGGCTTCCTGGAGCGCGTCGTGCCGGTCCATGCGCTCGATGGCGCCGTGGCCGAATGGGTGGCCTTGCTGACCGAGGCGGGGCCGGTGGCCATCGCCAACCAGAAGGCGCTGATCCGCCAATGGGAGGATCTGCCCATGAGCCAGGCCATCGCCGCCGGCATTCCAGCCTTCGCCAAATCCTGGGAGACCGAGGAGCCGGGCGCGATGATGGGGCATTTTCTCAGCCGCAAGCGCTAACCATAGACCGGTTGCGGGCGAAGCGGGGATGACGCTGCCATTCCGGCGGCAGGAGTTTCCCTGACCCATGTTCGAAACGCGGCTTCCCCTGGCCTTGCTGGTCTTGCGCCTCACGCTGGGCCTGTTCCTCCTGCAATGGGGCGTCGAGAAATTCGTCGTCCCCGGCACCACGCTGGCGATCTTCCGGAGCTTCTACGGCTTTGATCCGGGCGCCTTGGCACCGCCGGTGCTGGGC from Sediminicoccus sp. KRV36 encodes the following:
- a CDS encoding bifunctional salicylyl-CoA 5-hydroxylase/oxidoreductase; translated protein: MRIAVIGGGPAGLYFAILMKRDRPSAEIIVVERNQADDTFGFGVVFSDATLDAFRDADEPSYRAITQSFAYWDDIAIIARGHEHRVGGNGFCGCSRRTLLRLLQARARELGVVLEFRREASPEDFPDADLIIAADGVNSPIRTRHAAHFQPEVDLRPNRFAWMGSTRPLDAFSFFFQERAEGIFIAHAYQYEAGASTWVLETDPATFDRAGLGAMSEAESAAYLEDVFAEALQGHKLITNRSLWRQFPMIRCAHWVKDNIVLLGDAKASAHFSIGSGTKLAMEDAIALHGAFMAGGSVATCLARFETGRREEVEKIQHAADVSLVWFEQVKRFWNFHPARFAFGVMTRSKAITWDNLLLRAPEFVGEVQDVVAQEAPGGDARNPPMFQPFVLRGMQLANRVVVSPMCLYSATEGVPNDFHLIHYGARAMGGAGLIFTEMTCPAPEARITPGCAGLWNDAQQAEWTRIVGNAHAQGAKMCLQLGHAGRKGATKLMWEGMDQPLESGAWPIIAPSALPYYPHSQIPRAMDRADMDRVKAEFLAATRRAIACGFDMLELHCAHGYLLGSFLSPLTNHRADEYGGSVENRLRFPLEVFAALRALWPAERPISVRVSATDWAEGGVTDADMLAIARAFRDAGCDLLDVSTGQTVADAQPMYGRMFQLPWADMLRNEAGIAVMCVGSITTADQVNTIIAAGRADLVALARPHLTDPSFTLHAAAEYGARGVKTPVQYSYGKDALFRMAKRSREDLMELRRKAKPASHAPQGANNT
- a CDS encoding flavin-dependent oxidoreductase; translation: MSDHRRRRRPAPPAPILIAGGGVGGLTLALSLHERGIPCVVLEAAKEVKQLGVGINTLPHAIRELAALGLLPALDAIGIRTRELRYLNRFGSRIWTEARGLHAGHDTPQFSIHRGKLHGVLWQAALERMGPQVIRAGMRMVGFAQSGSSVTANFSDGSSIRGSALIGADGIHSVLRNAMHPEDGGIRWNGIQMWRGAIEWPAHEGGDVMLIAGDMAEKLVFYPIGAGSTPETRLTNWVICAQIGDATRPPPRREDWSRPGTLEDVLPHVQRFRVPGLDVEAMVRATPEFWEYPMCDRDPLPFWTQGRVTLLGDAAHPMYPVGSNGASQAILDARALARLLAAHPIEDAFAAYEAERLPATRDLVLTNRRGGPERVVDVVSERAPNGFERLEDVIATDELAAIARGYAQMAGFAR
- a CDS encoding enoyl-CoA hydratase codes for the protein MKIEITCEGDVRRVTVANHAKLNTLNSELLLQLAASFDVEPEIRAVVLTGEGERAFIGGADIREMGAVTTPGQGQAFIERVHGACAAIRACRVPVIARIQGWCLGAGLEIAAACDLRVAATGAKFGMPEVRVGIPSVVEAALLPGLIGWGRTRRLLLLAETLDAATMESWGFLERVVPVHALDGAVAEWVALLTEAGPVAIANQKALIRQWEDLPMSQAIAAGIPAFAKSWETEEPGAMMGHFLSRKR